Proteins from one Flammeovirgaceae bacterium genomic window:
- the cas3 gene encoding CRISPR-associated helicase Cas3' — MALELLAAKSSTENDEWHSITLLKHTGDVVQKALDLFNCIPDDLSAFGSKLSDKSFQKAVIKACILHDLGKISFEFQDSILPHVKGDWNENKVTIKEYLADLKDVKIGRHEYYSVLWSLLLLNNEENARHIQTAILYHHYNPFYAQEIVGGLKIYEGVEPEVALYLKFIKIRSNDFDEHFLNPLQTRFNQEVVKQALKEIKSSLYNADFDSKIAAFEDNESISEHLNLYESHLTHIQSNGFGESEYEFLLLLGCLRRSDYSASGNTDVEKPFLETYSDLSKKIASKIGNDAWQFKIGFKKVKDTTISIIQAPTGSGKTELALIWSQIQEKKLFYTLPLRIALNDIYQKRLVGGTGYLIEKSDQVSLLHSTAFLEYMKEKSDLSVGEKITISRMLSNGLYLSTIDQVFLSSLFYYGFDKLFGLYPYSCFVIDEIQSYAPEMMAVIFKTMEHIQKLGAPILIITATLPPYLTKILEGLNLKYSLIHLSDDKNGIKNYNLKRHLIQIKKEWICEYTDKKIKVNEKLLNEISRNRENNTLLIVNNVNKAINVFESLANIPKAYQNLNRKDSGLYLLHSRLLESEKSRRIELIKQGIENNEKGIIVVSTQLIEASVDFDFDILHSEWSPIDSLVQRMGRIHRNRDEGYTGSSPNIFVYVGNEDEPDKLTSMIYSEAILKV, encoded by the coding sequence ATGGCTCTAGAGTTATTGGCAGCAAAAAGCAGCACAGAAAATGATGAATGGCATTCCATCACATTACTAAAGCACACTGGCGATGTAGTACAAAAGGCCTTGGATTTGTTCAATTGCATTCCTGATGACCTATCAGCTTTTGGTAGCAAATTGTCAGATAAATCCTTTCAAAAGGCAGTCATTAAGGCTTGCATTTTACATGATTTAGGCAAAATAAGCTTTGAGTTTCAGGATTCGATTCTCCCCCATGTAAAAGGAGATTGGAATGAAAATAAGGTAACAATAAAAGAGTATCTGGCCGATCTGAAGGATGTGAAAATCGGACGTCATGAGTACTACTCCGTTCTATGGTCGCTTTTGCTACTGAATAATGAAGAAAATGCAAGACACATACAAACAGCTATTTTATATCACCATTACAACCCTTTTTATGCACAGGAAATAGTAGGCGGACTAAAAATTTACGAAGGAGTAGAACCGGAGGTTGCTTTATATTTGAAATTCATTAAAATCAGGTCTAATGATTTCGATGAGCATTTTCTTAATCCTCTGCAAACGAGATTTAATCAAGAAGTAGTAAAGCAAGCACTTAAGGAAATAAAATCATCTTTATATAATGCAGATTTTGACTCAAAGATAGCTGCTTTCGAAGATAACGAAAGCATAAGCGAGCATTTGAATCTCTACGAAAGCCATCTTACCCATATCCAAAGTAATGGCTTTGGTGAAAGTGAGTATGAATTTTTACTGCTACTTGGCTGCCTTAGGCGAAGCGATTACTCGGCCAGTGGCAACACTGATGTAGAGAAACCCTTTCTTGAAACTTATTCTGATTTAAGTAAAAAAATTGCTTCAAAAATTGGTAATGATGCCTGGCAATTTAAAATAGGTTTCAAAAAAGTTAAAGACACTACCATATCCATTATACAAGCTCCAACAGGCTCTGGCAAAACTGAGTTAGCACTAATTTGGTCACAGATTCAAGAGAAAAAACTCTTCTATACGCTGCCACTTCGAATAGCCCTTAACGATATTTATCAAAAAAGGCTTGTTGGAGGGACAGGCTACTTAATAGAAAAAAGCGATCAAGTTTCGCTACTGCACAGTACGGCATTTCTCGAGTACATGAAAGAAAAATCCGATTTAAGTGTCGGGGAGAAGATAACCATTAGCAGAATGCTATCAAACGGCTTGTATTTGTCAACGATTGATCAGGTATTTCTCAGCTCGTTGTTTTATTATGGTTTTGATAAACTATTTGGACTCTATCCCTATTCCTGCTTTGTTATTGATGAAATCCAAAGTTATGCTCCTGAAATGATGGCCGTTATTTTCAAGACAATGGAGCATATTCAAAAGCTTGGCGCACCCATTCTTATCATCACTGCAACCTTACCACCTTACTTAACTAAGATATTGGAAGGGCTAAACCTCAAATACAGTCTCATTCACCTTTCTGATGATAAAAATGGAATTAAAAATTACAATCTGAAAAGACATTTGATCCAAATAAAGAAAGAATGGATATGCGAGTATACGGATAAAAAAATCAAAGTAAACGAAAAGCTGCTAAATGAGATTTCAAGAAATCGAGAGAATAACACTTTGCTTATAGTAAACAATGTCAATAAAGCAATAAATGTATTTGAATCTCTGGCTAATATTCCAAAAGCTTATCAAAATCTGAATAGAAAGGACTCTGGACTTTATTTACTTCACTCACGGCTTCTTGAATCCGAAAAGAGCAGGCGAATTGAGTTGATCAAGCAAGGTATAGAAAACAACGAAAAAGGAATCATTGTAGTGTCCACCCAACTTATAGAGGCATCCGTTGATTTTGATTTTGATATTCTACATTCTGAATGGAGTCCAATTGATTCTTTGGTACAAAGAATGGGGAGGATACATAGAAATCGGGATGAAGGTTATACTGGTAGCTCACCCAACATATTTGTTTATGTCGGCAATGAGGATGAGCCAGACAAGCTAACGTCAATGATTTATTCTGAAGCGATCCTTAAAGTGTAA
- the cas7i gene encoding type I-B CRISPR-associated protein Cas7/Cst2/DevR, which produces MATQKQDEQQKKPRYIVLDIVFYASSLNYDQGSGSYQELKKITQWDGSVKIMTSRYALRYSILEHAAQAYPNEWKLAGPNELSTKSKVVQKAPSTNALDFPEFDLFGYLIATKKDNEEVDKEEDKKTKGNKKGKKGNEGQQEARVSPVKISHAISLNSYNFDSHFTANLGMMKRAGETGSNPVNMEEFKGFYVFNVTIDINRIGVLDGTSGENNGVRAKRIEYLLKTLMYLKRDIKGKREDLSPWLVVAGVYENMNYDTYMDRIELLKSKSHTIKRREKQTNENGYTVTEVEHQESSDAASKPKFKIHELSANQTIFQRSDIEVDGRKFEETKKDDFVSTLLKKADLK; this is translated from the coding sequence ATGGCAACCCAAAAACAAGACGAGCAGCAAAAGAAGCCCAGGTACATTGTGTTGGATATTGTGTTCTATGCCAGTTCACTGAACTATGATCAGGGCAGCGGCAGCTACCAGGAACTTAAAAAGATTACTCAATGGGATGGATCGGTGAAAATTATGACGAGCAGATATGCCTTAAGGTATAGTATTTTGGAACATGCTGCACAGGCTTATCCAAATGAGTGGAAGCTAGCTGGCCCAAACGAGCTTTCTACAAAAAGTAAAGTAGTTCAAAAAGCACCATCTACCAACGCTCTCGATTTTCCTGAATTTGATTTATTCGGGTATTTAATAGCAACAAAAAAAGACAATGAAGAAGTTGATAAAGAGGAAGATAAGAAAACTAAAGGCAATAAAAAGGGGAAGAAGGGAAATGAAGGACAGCAGGAGGCACGGGTCTCTCCTGTTAAAATAAGTCATGCAATTTCCTTAAACTCATACAATTTCGATTCTCATTTCACTGCGAACCTGGGGATGATGAAAAGAGCAGGAGAAACCGGGTCGAATCCAGTAAACATGGAAGAATTCAAAGGATTTTATGTATTCAATGTAACAATTGACATCAATCGAATTGGCGTTTTGGATGGGACATCAGGTGAAAACAATGGGGTACGTGCTAAGCGAATTGAATATTTACTAAAAACCCTGATGTACCTCAAGCGCGACATCAAAGGCAAAAGAGAAGACCTTTCTCCTTGGTTAGTAGTAGCTGGTGTTTATGAAAATATGAACTATGATACCTATATGGACCGGATTGAACTTCTGAAATCAAAGAGCCATACCATCAAGCGTAGAGAAAAACAAACCAATGAAAATGGTTATACAGTTACTGAAGTAGAGCATCAGGAGAGTAGTGATGCTGCAAGCAAGCCAAAATTCAAAATCCATGAGCTAAGTGCAAATCAAACTATTTTTCAAAGAAGTGATATTGAAGTTGATGGAAGGAAATTCGAAGAAACAAAAAAAGATGATTTTGTATCAACTCTTCTGAAAAAAGCTGATTTAAAGTAA
- the cas5 gene encoding CRISPR-associated protein Cas5, with protein sequence MQTLKVDLFLPFAQYRNPFTFFYAQTFPLPPKSTIVGMLQNLTGEYFDNKYWDLKICVFGIQESIFWNYQQLIKGVPVPVKSDFVKEEIGKSGKVMQIKETKVDYSTLTGGDKLPLYGVSKKSQRTPVYQQEIYNLRLTIFIKHEDVTFIQGIKSSFANLRKVMHLGRSEDIFFIRKAPEIVTFEEKELWDFSSTFGSYILRADNSILVNEKHFPVYSIPTRSIFELNEKPIQSQKELFSNKQNIKRKVDYNTVYYAENNRLVFLEKKPVMFYKGEIEGNEIKYYLIDQSWL encoded by the coding sequence ATGCAAACACTCAAGGTTGATTTGTTTCTACCCTTTGCCCAATACAGAAACCCGTTTACTTTCTTTTATGCCCAAACTTTTCCGCTCCCTCCAAAGTCAACTATTGTAGGGATGCTCCAAAACCTGACCGGAGAGTACTTCGACAACAAGTATTGGGATTTGAAGATTTGCGTTTTTGGTATCCAAGAAAGCATTTTCTGGAATTACCAGCAATTGATTAAGGGTGTACCAGTTCCTGTTAAGAGTGACTTTGTCAAAGAGGAGATCGGAAAAAGCGGAAAGGTCATGCAAATAAAGGAAACCAAAGTTGATTATTCAACACTGACTGGGGGAGATAAGTTGCCCTTATACGGAGTATCGAAAAAGTCTCAACGAACACCGGTCTACCAGCAAGAAATATACAATCTCCGGCTAACGATATTCATCAAACACGAAGACGTGACATTCATTCAGGGCATAAAATCCTCGTTCGCTAATCTCCGGAAAGTAATGCATTTGGGAAGAAGTGAAGATATTTTCTTTATCAGGAAAGCACCTGAAATTGTAACATTTGAAGAAAAAGAGTTATGGGACTTTTCATCAACATTCGGATCTTACATTTTACGTGCCGACAATAGCATACTGGTCAATGAAAAACACTTTCCGGTTTATTCTATTCCAACACGCTCAATATTTGAATTGAATGAGAAGCCAATCCAAAGCCAGAAGGAATTGTTTTCCAATAAACAAAATATAAAGCGCAAGGTAGATTATAATACCGTGTACTACGCTGAGAATAATCGCTTGGTATTCCTTGAGAAAAAGCCGGTAATGTTTTACAAAGGTGAAATTGAAGGCAATGAAATCAAATACTATTTAATCGATCAATCATGGCTCTAG